The Thermoflavifilum sp. genome contains a region encoding:
- a CDS encoding NUDIX hydrolase: MQWKLISSTYLYRDNWFTARRDRCVTPSGKIVDPYYVLEYPNWVNALAFTEDEQVIFIRQYRHALGKTILELPGGVIDDTDASPQVAIERELREETGYTFQRIEPLCQIAPNPSTQSNLCFGFLAVGGRKTHPQSLDPNEEIEVVLIDKDQLRELIVRNEIWQALHVTTLLYGLLHTGDLQWTDIKNKS; the protein is encoded by the coding sequence ATGCAATGGAAGTTAATATCTTCCACCTATCTGTATCGCGATAACTGGTTTACGGCTCGCAGAGACCGTTGTGTAACACCTTCAGGGAAAATTGTAGATCCTTATTATGTGCTCGAATATCCGAATTGGGTAAATGCACTGGCTTTTACGGAAGATGAGCAGGTAATATTCATTCGTCAGTACCGACATGCTTTGGGGAAAACGATTTTAGAATTGCCGGGCGGCGTAATAGACGATACCGATGCCTCTCCTCAGGTGGCCATCGAACGTGAATTGCGCGAAGAAACCGGATACACCTTTCAACGGATTGAACCACTCTGCCAGATTGCACCCAATCCTTCTACCCAGTCTAACCTATGCTTTGGATTTCTGGCTGTTGGCGGCAGGAAAACGCATCCGCAGTCGCTTGATCCCAATGAAGAAATAGAAGTGGTACTGATAGATAAAGACCAATTGCGTGAATTAATTGTGCGAAATGAAATCTGGCAGGCATTGCATGTGACTACACTGCTGTATGGCCTGCTGCATACCGGCGATTTGCAATGGACCGATATAAAAAATAAAAGCTGA
- the ribD gene encoding bifunctional diaminohydroxyphosphoribosylaminopyrimidine deaminase/5-amino-6-(5-phosphoribosylamino)uracil reductase RibD: MDLPNKQQTFTDEERYMWRCLELAVQGAGRVAPNPMVGAVLVHRGRIISEGYHQQFGGPHAEVNCLRAVPEAYARWIPESTLYVNLEPCAHYGKTPPCADLIVSYGIPRVVIGHLDPFPEVQGKGLSRLLQAGVDVQVGVLEKHCRWLNRRFLTFHQLHRPYVILKWAQSRDGYLAPESRERTEISHPYTRYWVHRWRAEEAAILIGARTAIYDNPRLNNRYWVTPAQSASLVRMVIDPHLRVPAGYHIFDHSLPTWIFNFLESREQGNTRWIRLESDRPVVEQILGYAHAQQLQSCIVEGGAATLNHFIASGLWDEARVIYSTNLLGRGLPAPLLQNAQLIEEIACGEDRICWYQHIQPEGFS; encoded by the coding sequence ATGGATCTGCCGAACAAGCAGCAAACTTTTACGGATGAGGAACGATACATGTGGCGTTGCCTCGAACTGGCCGTACAGGGAGCCGGCAGGGTAGCGCCCAACCCGATGGTAGGTGCTGTGCTTGTGCATCGGGGTCGGATCATCAGCGAGGGGTATCATCAGCAGTTCGGGGGCCCACATGCGGAGGTCAATTGTCTGCGGGCCGTTCCAGAGGCTTATGCACGATGGATTCCGGAAAGCACGCTTTATGTCAATCTCGAACCCTGCGCCCATTATGGCAAAACGCCTCCCTGTGCGGATCTTATCGTTTCTTACGGAATTCCTCGTGTGGTTATTGGACACCTCGATCCTTTTCCTGAAGTGCAGGGCAAGGGCCTGAGCCGTTTGCTACAGGCTGGTGTGGATGTGCAGGTGGGTGTGCTGGAAAAACATTGCCGGTGGCTCAATCGCCGTTTTCTTACGTTTCATCAACTGCATCGTCCGTATGTGATTTTGAAATGGGCGCAGAGTCGTGACGGCTATTTAGCTCCAGAAAGCCGGGAAAGGACGGAGATTTCACATCCCTATACGCGTTACTGGGTGCACCGCTGGCGTGCAGAAGAAGCTGCCATTCTGATAGGTGCGCGCACGGCAATATACGATAATCCCCGGTTGAATAACCGTTATTGGGTTACACCGGCTCAATCCGCCTCGCTCGTGCGCATGGTCATTGATCCACATCTGCGGGTACCCGCCGGTTATCATATCTTCGACCATAGCCTGCCTACCTGGATTTTTAATTTTCTGGAATCCCGCGAACAGGGAAACACACGCTGGATTCGCCTGGAAAGTGACCGACCTGTGGTTGAACAGATACTCGGGTATGCCCATGCTCAGCAGTTGCAATCATGCATTGTAGAGGGCGGAGCCGCTACGCTCAATCATTTCATTGCATCCGGATTGTGGGATGAGGCCCGCGTGATATACAGTACAAACCTGCTGGGCAGGGGTTTGCCGGCGCCCTTATTGCAAAATGCTCAACTGATCGAAGAGATTGCCTGTGGTGAGGACCGTATTTGCTGGTATCAACACATCCAGCCAGAAGGATTCTCTTAA
- the prmC gene encoding peptide chain release factor N(5)-glutamine methyltransferase: MTVRDALQIGRQRLTGSRHYDMREARIVCEWLMESLVGWDRAQQLIHESFTLSASQEQRWNDWLQRAEKGEPVQYILGKAWFYGMEWKVTPDVLIPRPETEQLVSWVMEDYLHQHVTILDIGTGSGCIAVCLQYHLPQAKVYGMDVDAKALQVARENAILHKAPVTFIQADMLCSSTWHLLPEADVLVSNPPYVSLAERHQMPVRVKNYEPARALFVEDRDPLLFYRAIAHFVRSREQPAVMYVEIHEDRGDEVVRLLDESDFSAIEIRKDWFGKNRMIKARYVNQKR, from the coding sequence ATGACTGTTCGGGATGCGCTCCAGATAGGCAGGCAACGCCTGACCGGCAGCCGGCATTACGATATGCGGGAAGCGCGTATAGTATGCGAGTGGTTGATGGAGTCGCTCGTAGGCTGGGACAGAGCCCAGCAATTGATTCACGAAAGCTTCACGCTGTCTGCTTCACAGGAACAACGATGGAACGACTGGTTGCAACGTGCTGAGAAAGGAGAGCCCGTACAGTATATCCTGGGGAAGGCCTGGTTTTATGGCATGGAATGGAAAGTTACACCCGATGTATTAATCCCCCGTCCGGAAACAGAACAGTTAGTGAGCTGGGTAATGGAAGATTACTTGCATCAGCATGTAACCATACTCGATATCGGTACGGGCAGCGGATGTATTGCCGTTTGCTTGCAATACCACCTGCCTCAGGCAAAAGTATATGGCATGGATGTGGACGCAAAAGCCCTGCAGGTGGCCCGGGAAAATGCCATCTTACATAAAGCCCCCGTTACCTTTATTCAGGCCGATATGCTTTGTAGCAGCACCTGGCACCTACTGCCCGAAGCAGATGTCCTCGTAAGTAATCCACCCTACGTATCGCTTGCCGAGCGCCATCAGATGCCCGTACGCGTCAAAAATTATGAGCCAGCCAGAGCATTGTTTGTGGAAGATCGGGATCCATTGCTATTTTATCGGGCGATTGCACATTTTGTCAGGAGCCGTGAGCAGCCTGCAGTAATGTATGTGGAAATACATGAAGATCGCGGAGATGAGGTAGTCCGACTGCTCGATGAATCGGATTTTTCCGCAATAGAAATCCGGAAAGATTGGTTCGGGAAAAACCGCATGATTAAAGCCCGATATGTCAACCAGAAACGATAA
- a CDS encoding MFS transporter yields the protein MAEPTSAPARGLHPAFFVLITVFFFWGFLAASNGVFIPFCKSHFNLTQLQSQLIDFAFYSAYFIGSLILYLLSAASRMDILNKIGYRKGIIYGLLISVVGALVMIPCVDKEQVVPLTATQQRIEKLAVDQDIQTSDHLFRFHRAADGYHLFVQPAARADSVIHLTAWKSMLSSTFSYNAKEDAYEARFDVQQLPALLSFLEQQYHATVTFGYFGLILMALFIVALGFALQQTAAQPFAVALGDPATGAHRLNLAGGLNSFGTTIGPLIISRLLFGPGRGSAAAANIHAVNEMYILIAGLFLAVALLFIFARMPEVTSHEAFETTRRATGAMNVITAFFLLIVLGIVLNFRLPVFIIGIVGILYILIRANQSAQRNSEGWGAMRYPQLVLGMIGIFVYVGVEVTIQSNLGALLEKPGFLTPDGLDASKIDPYISLYWGSLMIGRWTGAITAFNLSRNTRKILTVFVPFLAYGVILLVNHIKQNNVVELLPYIPCIVIQIIGFFWGQEKPAKTLMIFGVLGMLAMLVGLVTHGYVGTFAFISGGLFCSVMWPSIFALAITGLGKYTSQGSAFLIMMILGGALIPPVQGGLADIPAIGIHYSYVIPILCFAYITFFGYRVRSILQSQGLDYEAAISGGH from the coding sequence ATGGCTGAACCCACTTCTGCACCAGCAAGAGGATTACATCCTGCCTTTTTTGTATTAATTACCGTGTTTTTCTTCTGGGGTTTTTTAGCAGCGTCAAACGGCGTATTCATTCCGTTTTGCAAGTCGCATTTCAATCTTACCCAGCTGCAATCCCAGTTGATTGATTTTGCGTTTTACAGTGCCTATTTCATTGGTTCATTGATTCTTTACCTGCTTTCGGCGGCCAGTCGCATGGACATTTTGAATAAAATTGGTTACCGGAAGGGCATTATTTACGGGTTGTTGATTTCAGTGGTAGGTGCGCTGGTGATGATTCCCTGTGTAGATAAGGAGCAGGTGGTGCCGCTAACCGCTACACAACAACGCATCGAGAAATTGGCCGTAGATCAGGATATTCAGACTTCCGATCATTTGTTTCGTTTTCATCGAGCTGCTGATGGCTATCATCTATTTGTGCAACCAGCTGCTCGTGCAGATTCGGTTATCCATCTTACGGCCTGGAAATCCATGTTGAGCTCGACTTTTAGCTATAATGCGAAGGAGGATGCTTACGAAGCCCGCTTTGATGTGCAACAACTGCCTGCATTGCTGTCGTTTCTGGAGCAACAATATCACGCAACCGTGACCTTTGGCTATTTCGGACTGATTCTGATGGCATTGTTTATCGTAGCGCTGGGCTTTGCCCTTCAGCAGACGGCTGCCCAGCCTTTTGCCGTAGCGCTCGGGGATCCGGCTACGGGTGCACACAGGTTGAATCTTGCGGGTGGGTTAAACTCTTTTGGAACCACCATCGGCCCGCTAATTATCAGCCGATTGTTGTTCGGGCCAGGCCGCGGATCGGCTGCTGCAGCGAATATTCACGCCGTAAATGAAATGTATATCCTCATTGCAGGTTTGTTCCTTGCAGTGGCACTGTTGTTTATTTTTGCCCGCATGCCCGAGGTAACCAGTCATGAAGCGTTTGAAACCACGCGCCGAGCCACAGGCGCTATGAATGTCATTACAGCCTTTTTCCTGCTCATCGTGCTGGGCATTGTGCTGAATTTCCGTCTGCCCGTATTCATCATCGGCATTGTGGGCATCCTGTATATCCTGATCCGTGCCAATCAATCCGCACAACGAAACAGCGAAGGCTGGGGCGCTATGCGTTATCCACAGCTGGTTCTGGGGATGATCGGTATATTCGTGTATGTAGGCGTGGAAGTTACCATCCAGAGCAATTTAGGTGCCTTGCTCGAAAAACCGGGTTTCTTAACGCCCGATGGATTAGATGCTTCTAAAATCGATCCCTATATTTCACTTTACTGGGGCAGCCTGATGATTGGCCGCTGGACAGGCGCTATCACCGCTTTCAACCTCTCGCGCAACACCCGGAAAATATTAACGGTGTTCGTTCCTTTCCTTGCCTATGGGGTGATTCTACTGGTGAATCATATCAAGCAAAACAATGTGGTTGAACTATTGCCTTATATTCCCTGCATTGTGATTCAAATTATTGGTTTCTTCTGGGGTCAGGAAAAACCGGCAAAAACACTCATGATATTCGGCGTGCTGGGCATGCTGGCCATGCTGGTAGGCCTTGTTACGCATGGTTATGTGGGAACTTTTGCCTTTATCAGTGGCGGACTCTTTTGTTCGGTTATGTGGCCCAGCATATTTGCGCTTGCCATTACCGGACTGGGCAAATATACCAGCCAGGGATCGGCATTCCTGATCATGATGATTCTTGGCGGAGCGCTGATTCCTCCCGTACAGGGCGGATTGGCCGATATTCCAGCCATTGGTATTCATTATTCCTACGTGATTCCGATTTTATGCTTTGCCTATATCACTTTCTTTGGATATCGCGTCAGAAGCATTTTACAATCACAAGGACTGGATTATGAAGCAGCCATTAGCGGTGGGCATTGA
- the galK gene encoding galactokinase — translation MQLDALRRAFLNHYHTEPLLIVSPGRVNLIGEHTDYNEGYVLPGAIDKTIAVALSPSGNDTCEVHALKLQQTDRFQLSTLTRGEGWQNYVRGVVHFLLHNGYQVQGFHAMIDGDIPIGSGLSSSAALEGAFSFGLSELFQLRVAPLELAFIGQQAEHQYVGVRCGIMDQYANIFGKRNQLIRLDCRSLKHVYYPFQFPDYRIVLCNSMVHHSLASSAYNERRQQCEEGVALLKKYHPEVKTLRDVSQAMLHEHIREIPPQIYMRCMYVVEENERVLLAGTCLQEANLEMFGELMYASHTGLQKQYEVSCEELDYLVELTLNREEVIGARMMGGGFGGCTINIVHRDGLEDFKQYMTSQYEKKFHRVPEIYVGQIVEGVHVVD, via the coding sequence ATGCAATTAGATGCCCTGCGAAGAGCGTTTCTCAACCATTATCACACCGAACCCCTATTGATTGTTTCACCTGGACGCGTGAATCTGATTGGGGAACATACCGATTACAACGAAGGATATGTGTTACCGGGAGCGATCGATAAAACCATTGCAGTGGCCTTATCGCCGTCTGGTAATGATACCTGCGAAGTACATGCATTAAAGTTGCAGCAAACGGATCGGTTTCAACTCTCAACCCTCACCAGGGGTGAAGGCTGGCAGAATTATGTAAGGGGTGTGGTACATTTTCTGCTGCACAACGGGTATCAGGTACAGGGCTTTCATGCCATGATCGACGGTGATATTCCCATCGGATCGGGGCTTTCATCCTCGGCTGCCCTGGAAGGAGCTTTCAGTTTCGGTCTCAGTGAGCTGTTTCAGCTCAGGGTTGCTCCGCTGGAGTTGGCTTTCATAGGCCAGCAGGCCGAGCATCAATATGTCGGTGTACGCTGTGGCATCATGGATCAATACGCCAATATTTTCGGAAAAAGAAATCAATTGATCAGGCTTGATTGCAGAAGTTTAAAGCATGTATATTACCCTTTTCAATTTCCGGATTATCGCATCGTGCTATGCAACAGCATGGTGCATCATTCGTTGGCCTCATCGGCTTACAATGAGCGACGACAGCAATGTGAAGAGGGCGTGGCTTTATTAAAGAAATATCATCCCGAGGTGAAAACCCTTAGAGACGTGAGTCAAGCTATGTTACATGAACATATTCGTGAAATCCCTCCACAGATATACATGCGTTGCATGTATGTGGTAGAAGAAAATGAACGAGTATTGCTTGCAGGCACGTGCTTGCAGGAAGCTAATCTGGAAATGTTTGGAGAGCTGATGTATGCTTCGCATACGGGTTTGCAAAAACAATATGAAGTGAGTTGTGAGGAACTTGATTATCTGGTGGAGCTTACCTTGAATCGTGAGGAAGTGATTGGTGCAAGAATGATGGGTGGCGGATTTGGGGGATGCACAATTAATATTGTACATCGTGATGGGTTAGAAGATTTCAAACAATATATGACTTCACAATATGAAAAAAAATTTCATCGCGTGCCAGAAATATATGTTGGACAGATTGTAGAGGGCGTGCATGTGGTGGATTGA
- a CDS encoding bifunctional riboflavin kinase/FAD synthetase has product MHVYRSPEELLGKGFGQTVVTIGTFDGVHKGHQTILQQLKNKSREKQLPGVVITFDPHPRELLHPEQPIQLLNTLEEKIQLFERHGIEHLVIVPFTRAFSLLSAEDYVEKFLVHYFHPAVIIIGYDHHFGHDRKGDIHLLENLQHQYGYTLEEIPPQIVEQVTISSTRIREYLAQGEIELANALLGYPYSLSGVVVRGDQIGRKLGYPTANLQIGDSRKLIPAEGVYAATAQIDDDQLCRKGMLNIGYRPTFKGKELRIEMHIFDFSDDIYGHRIRIYLHAYLRPDQYFESAEALRRQMDRDKIAALERLS; this is encoded by the coding sequence ATGCATGTATATCGATCACCCGAAGAACTGCTGGGGAAAGGTTTCGGCCAAACAGTTGTTACAATTGGTACTTTTGACGGGGTACATAAAGGGCATCAAACCATTTTACAACAATTAAAAAACAAATCCCGGGAAAAACAATTACCGGGTGTAGTCATTACCTTCGATCCACATCCGCGCGAATTACTTCATCCCGAACAACCCATTCAATTGTTGAATACCCTTGAAGAAAAGATTCAGTTATTTGAACGACACGGCATTGAGCATCTGGTGATTGTACCATTTACCAGGGCCTTCTCCCTGCTTTCTGCAGAAGATTATGTGGAGAAATTCCTGGTGCATTATTTTCATCCTGCTGTAATCATTATCGGTTATGATCATCATTTCGGTCATGATCGCAAAGGCGATATTCATTTATTAGAAAACCTGCAACATCAATATGGATATACACTCGAAGAAATTCCTCCACAGATTGTTGAACAGGTAACCATCAGCTCCACGCGTATTCGCGAATACCTTGCTCAGGGTGAAATTGAACTGGCAAATGCCTTGCTGGGGTACCCTTACAGCCTTTCAGGCGTGGTTGTAAGAGGCGATCAGATAGGAAGAAAATTAGGATATCCAACGGCCAATTTACAAATTGGCGATTCACGTAAGTTAATTCCAGCAGAGGGCGTATATGCGGCAACTGCACAAATCGATGATGATCAGCTGTGCAGAAAAGGTATGTTGAATATTGGTTACAGGCCAACTTTCAAGGGTAAAGAATTGCGAATTGAGATGCATATTTTTGATTTTTCAGATGATATTTATGGTCATCGCATACGCATCTATCTGCATGCTTATTTAAGGCCCGATCAATATTTTGAGAGCGCGGAAGCGTTACGTCGGCAAATGGATCGGGATAAAATAGCTGCACTTGAGCGGTTGTCATAA
- a CDS encoding cold shock domain-containing protein has protein sequence MKTGTVKFFNESRGFGFIKEDDTQQEIFVHVSGIKQPLREGDKVTFEVSQGKKGLNAINVRKI, from the coding sequence ATGAAAACAGGAACCGTTAAGTTCTTTAATGAAAGCAGAGGATTTGGCTTCATTAAAGAAGATGACACCCAGCAAGAAATCTTCGTGCACGTGAGCGGCATTAAGCAGCCACTTCGCGAAGGTGACAAAGTAACTTTCGAGGTGTCGCAAGGCAAAAAAGGCCTGAATGCAATTAATGTAAGAAAAATCTAA